GGACGGAAAGGCGTTTCCTCACTTTGGGGTGGTTTGGATGACCCAAACAACTCGCTGGATGAGGCCTGATAGAAACGGGATTTCATCCCAGCCTTGCGGATGGCTTCCAAAATCCGCACAGTGCCCAAAGCGGTCACGTCACCGGTATATTCGGGCATGTCAAAGCTCACGCGAACATGGCTTTGAGCAGCGAGGTGGTAGACCTCATCCGGTTTGACGTTGTAAATCACATCCAATAAACTATCCGGTGCGGTCACATCCCCGTAATGCAGGAATAAATTGACCTTATGGCCGTTGCCATGAGGATCTTTATAGATATGATCAATCCGGCGGGTATTGAATGTACTTGCCCTTCGAATCAGGCCATGCACTTCATAGCCCTTATGCAGAAGCATTTCAGCCAGATAGGAACCATCTTGCCCTGTAATGCCGGTAATTAATGCAGTTTTCAATTGAACCTCCAACATTTATTTCAAAAGTTGAAATAAAAGTATATCCCTTACAGTATTGACTGTCAAACTTGAAATGTAAACAGAAAATTAGGCAAATCTGCCCATTCATGGCAATATTCGCCATCGTTAAGTATAATGGGTAATCATTATGAAAAGAAAAACTTTTCCCCTGCTTCGCTGGATCGCGATTGGTCTCCTGCTAATAACAATGACGTTGGCCACCATTCAATTGGTCAGCTACAGCCGGATTCGTGACAACTTCCCACTCGGGCTGGAGGTCAGTGGCATTCCGATTGGTGGTCTCAACTATGAAGAGGCCGCAGAGAGGATCTACACCGTCTTCCGCTCACCCATTGAGCTAAATTATGCCGGCAGTTTGATTCAAATCCGCCCGGCCGTGCTGGGATTCGAGCCGCAGGTCGAAAACATGCTAGCTGTGGCCGATAATATGCGTGTGTCTGAACCATTCTGGAGCGGTTTCTGGAATTTCCTCTGGAACCGTAACATCGAAATCATCAATATTCCTCTCAATGCGGATTACGATGAAGCGCGCATTCGGAATTACCTGGAAACAGAGATCGCAGCCCGTTACGATACGCCCTCCTCTTCCCCAAAACCCATCCCAGGCACAACCGAATTTGAGAGCGGCGTCACTGGCACCAGCCTCAATCTGGACAGGGCTACCCTCCAGGTCATTGATGCCCTCAATTCACCGGACAAGCGTAGTATCGCCCTCTCCTTAGGGCAATCCGCCATTCCGCGGCCATCGTCCTCTGACCTTGAGACGATGCTGAAACAGATCATTGATGTCTCCGGCTTTGATGGGATTGTCGAAGTTTATTTGCAAGACATGGAAAGCGATCAGAATATCCATTTTGCCTATGAGCTGGGATCAGACCTGACGCCGAATATTGCCTTCTCCGCCTGGAGCACAATCAAAATCCCAGTGATGG
This Chloroflexota bacterium DNA region includes the following protein-coding sequences:
- a CDS encoding serine hydrolase, with the translated sequence MKRKTFPLLRWIAIGLLLITMTLATIQLVSYSRIRDNFPLGLEVSGIPIGGLNYEEAAERIYTVFRSPIELNYAGSLIQIRPAVLGFEPQVENMLAVADNMRVSEPFWSGFWNFLWNRNIEIINIPLNADYDEARIRNYLETEIAARYDTPSSSPKPIPGTTEFESGVTGTSLNLDRATLQVIDALNSPDKRSIALSLGQSAIPRPSSSDLETMLKQIIDVSGFDGIVEVYLQDMESDQNIHFAYELGSDLTPNIAFSAWSTIKIPVMVSSFKILNEPAPNQYLALMESMIEQSENTSTDELAMTVIDENLAPILVTEDMRTLGLDNTFWGAYFYLGAPPLQLYTTPANSRDDVDTGPDAFLQTTTADMGMLLEDIYQCQTYDGGALIAAFPGEISQQECDLMVTYLARNQIAVLIQAGVPSGTTVAHKHGWANETDGLLHTIGDVALVYTPGGDYALSIFVHHPVQAIFDPVNELFAQLSQAVYNYFNIDTAN